One Solea senegalensis isolate Sse05_10M linkage group LG13, IFAPA_SoseM_1, whole genome shotgun sequence DNA segment encodes these proteins:
- the LOC122779830 gene encoding odorant receptor 131-2-like gives MSSVNQSVTNGTAGSQYQGLLERALFSTLTTVPCCAFLFINGTMMFTLRSKALFRDTSRYVLLFNLLFADTIQMSLSQLLYLVAACQTTVTYPVCGVVNMIAKLTNEVSPLTLVVMSLERYVAVCFPLRHTAIITARNTAAAVVAVWAVSSLNVLTRVFLLLEFPFKELDSLQMKDFCSEVSMMLGPRSNQYDRAYNCFLFVSATVAIISSYIGVVVAARSASSTDASSRRARNTLLLHLVQLGLSLSSTVYLPILIAVSRTVARLVFVRIQNVLYVCIFIFPRCLSSLIYGIRDHAIRLALLHRLYCCRQSRRPCAAKSIARRTSFFIGTVVFEK, from the coding sequence GGTTTACTGGAGCGGGCACTGTTCTCCACACTCACCACCGTGCCGTGCTGCGCGTTTCTCTTCATCAATGGCACCATGATGTTCACGCTCAGGAGTAAGGCGCTGTTCCGTGACACGTCTCGATACGTCCTCCTGTTCAACCTGCTGTTCGCCGACACCATACAGATGTCGCTCAGCCAGCTGCTTTACCTCGTTGCCGCGTGTCAGACGACGGTCACGTATCCCGTGTGCGGCGTCGTCAACATGATCGCCAAACTCACCAACGAGGTGTCGCCGCTCACGCTGGTGGTGATGTCACTGGAGAGGTACGTGGCCGTGTGCTTCCCGCTGAGACACACCGCCATCATCACCGCCAGGAACACGGCGGCGGCCGTGGTGGCGGTGTGGGCCGTGAGCTCATTGAACGTCCTGACCCGCGTCTTCCTGCTGCTGGAGTTTCCATTCAAGGAGCTGGACTCTTTGCAGATGAAGGACTTCTGCTCGGAAGTGTCGATGATGCTCGGGCCCAGGTCCAATCAGTACGACAGAGCTTACAactgcttcctgtttgtgtcgGCGACCGTGGCCATCATTTCCTCCTACATCGGCGTGGTGGTTGCGGCCCGCTCGGCGTCCTCAACGGACGCCTCGTCTCGTCGGGCTCGGAatacgctgctgctgcacctggTCCAGCTGGGCCTCAGCCTCTCGTCCACCGTCTACCTGCCCATCCTCATCGCCGTCTCCAGGACTGTGGCCCGGCTGGTGTTCGTGCGCATCCAGAACGTTCTGTACGTGTGCATCTTTATCTTCCCGCGCTGCCTGAGCTCTCTCATCTACGGCATCAGAGATCACGCCATCCGACTCGCGCTACTGCACCGACTGTACTGTTGTCGTCAAAGCCGACGTCCGTGCGCCGCCAAATCCATCGCACGTCGTACGAGTTTTTTTATTGGGActgttgtgtttgaaaagtga